In Nocardioides jishulii, the DNA window CACCGTGCTCGCCCACGTAGATCGTCCAGGCGAGCATCTGGTGCTGGGACTCCAGGCTCCAGCCCTTGCCCCAGTTCTCGTAGTTCTCGTTGGCCGCCGCGCCGGCCTCCGCCAGCGCCTTCAGCACGCTGTAGACGTCGCCGGCACCCGGCACCTTCTCGATGGCCTTGCCGATGGCTGCGTCCATGACGGCGGTGAAGACGGGGCCGTAGTCGATCTCGGTGCCGTTGAGGTCCAGGATCCCGAGCAGGTAGCCGACCTCGTTGGCGATGGCGCGGTCGCTGGTCTCTCCGCGCGCGGCGATGAGTTCCTTGATGACGTCGTTGACGTCGACCCGGTCGCCGAGCTGGTCGACGATGCGGGCGACCTGCTCGTGGTCGACGGTCGAGTAGTTGCTCGCGAGCATCGAGATGAACTCGGGGTTGTTGAAGTGCGGGGCGAGCCGGTCGAGCAGCTCGTCGCGCAGGGGCGTGTTGAGTCCGTCGTGCACCGAGTGGATGAGCGCGGCGGCGGCGTACGGGTGCTTCTGCTCGACGGCGGAGGCGAAGATCTCCTGCCAGACCTGCTCCTTGATCCGCCAGGTGTCCTGGTGGAAGGGGCCGTCCTCGGGGTTGCTCCAGCCGTCGCTGATCAGGCCCTCGGCGATCCACTTCGCCGTGTCCTTGTCGATGGTGTTGAAGAAGGTCGCGAGCCGGTCGGCGTCGAGGTCGCTCGACCATGCCTTCGCCATGTCCTCGAAGCCGTCGTACTTGCTCTGAAGCAGGCGCTGGGCGGTGTCGGGGGTGGGGTTGTTGGCCTCGTACCTGCTGTTGTTCATGCGGTCGAGGAAGGCCAGGCCGATGAGCTGGAGCCGCGAGTCGGCGTAGTCGGAGCCGAGCATCATCCCGAAGCGGGGAGCGGAGCCGTCCGGGGGCGCCGAGAGCTCGGAGGCGAACTTGACCACCGTCGCGTCGTCGAACTGCGAGAGCCCTGCGGCCAGCGCGTCGTTGAACTTCTCCAGCGACTCCGCCCAGTCGGCCGGCACGCCCTGGCCGTCGAAGAGCGGGTTCATCGACTGGTCGATGCTGTTGTAGAGGTTGTTGAGTCCCTCGGGGCCCAGCGCCTTGACGAGCGCCTTGGTGTAGTGCGGGTCGCCGTGCTTGCCGCCCATGCGCTCCATCAGCGCGCGCAGCGCTGCCGGGTCCTCGATCGAGCCGTTCTCGCCGAGCAGCCGCTCCAGCTCGGCCAGGTCGGCGGCCGCCTCCTGACGGGCGAGCTCGGCGATCTCGGCCTCACGCTTCTGGGTCGCGAGCAGCAGGTCGTCCATGGCGCTGTGGTCGAGCGTACGAGGCATGGAACCGGTCGCGCGGTAGTGCGAGAGGACCTCGGGAGTCACCTTGACGATGAGGGCCTCGTCGATCGCCTTCCCGGTCTCGCGGGTGCGGTGGCTGAGCCACTGCTTGGTGAGGCCGAAGGAGCGGGTGAGGTTGGTCTGGTCGACCCGTCGGGTCTCGGCGGCCGAGTCGATCGCGTTGCGGCGGATCTGGTCGATCTCGTCGCGGAAGGCGCGGTTGACGGGGCCGCCGTCCTTGGGCTTCGCCGCCGCCAGGTTGCGCGTCCTTGCCTGGTCAGCGCCCTTGACCGCGTCGTCGTAGGCGGTCTGGGTGTCTTCCCACTTGCGGTTCATCGAGGCGACCTGGTCGATCGCATCCTCGTAGTCGCGAGCGAGGTCACGCAGCGCCTTGGCGGAGTCGCGGAACTTGGGCGCGAACCTCTGCAGGTGGCCGCCGAGCGCGGTCATCTCGCCCTTGATCGAGGTGGCGGCCTCGCCGGTCCACGACTGGCCGATCTCGTCCGGCGTGGAGGAGAGGGTCGTGCCCTTGTCACCGACGGTCTGGGCGGTGTTGTCCATCGTCCGAGCAGCCTCGCGGAGCTTCTCGGGGTGGACGTCGAGCTGGAAGTGGTCGGTCATGGGATCACCGGCTCGCTGCGTTGTCGGCGTCGATCCGCTCGAGGTCGACCTCGAGCTGGTTGGTGTTGCCGGCGATGATCTGCGCCGAGTCGATGCACTGGTCGAGGAAGGCGCGCCACGAGAGGCGGAACGCGTCCGCGCCGGCGTCGATGGCGCCGGAGAACTCGCCTGCCCCTGCGTTCATCTGGTGACTGAGGCCCGCGATGGACCCGCGCACGCCGGACAGCTCGTCCTCGGCCTTGTTGAAGCGTTTGACCACCTTTGCGGCCGCTTCCTTCGACATCGTGATCGCCACGGCATGCAACATACCGCGTGCCGAGGTGGCTGAAACCTCCTCGACGCCAGCGTTTGTGCGCGGGCGCGCCCCCGTGCGCCCCCGTGCGCGAGGAAGCGCCCCGATAGGGTCGTACGCCTGAGCGTCCCATCACGTCCGGTGGCGCGCGTTTCGAAGGGAAGTCGCTTGTTCACGTTCGTCCTCGCACTCTTGATGCTGCTCGCGGCAGTTGCCATGTTCGCCGTCGGGAAGTCGAAGGGGCGCGGTCGCGCGCTCGGCCTCGTCCCGCTCCTCGCCGGCGGCGTCCTCATGGCCATGGCCTGCACGACCATCATCCAGGCGAAGAACGTCGGCGTCCTGACCACGTTCGGCAAGCCGACCCGCTCGCTCAACGCGGGACTCCACGTCAAGGCGCCGTGGCAGAAGGTCACCGAGCTCGACGGCACCAAGATCACCAACAAGTACACCGGTGAGGAGCGCATCGAGGTGCGCATCGGCGATGGCACCACCGCCGCCGTGGAGACCGCCATCCGCTGGTCGATCGTGGGGGAGAAGGCCGACGAGATCTACGCCGACTACCGCAGCGACGACGTCAACATGAACGTCCGCGAGGCGCTCGTCGAGACGGTCTTCAAGAACGCGATCAACGCCGTTTTCGGCCAGTACAACCCGACGGCCGAGCTCGTCACCGTCGACCCGAACTCCGACAAGCGCCTCAACTTCGTGCCCGACTACGACGGGCTCGCCGCCGAGGTCACCGAGTCGATGAAGCAGCGCGTCGCCGACTCCGGCGGCTACGTGAAGATCGAGTTCGTCACCCTCTCGGGCATCAGCCTCTCGCCGGAGACGCAGAAGAAGATCAACGAGTTCCAGGCCGAGGTCGCGCGTACGCAGGTCGCCCTGCAGGCCGAGCGCACCAACCGGGCCCAGGCCGCGGCCAACAAGGCGCTGTCCACCTCGGTCAGCAACAACCCCAACGTCCTCGTCTCCCGCTGCCTCGACACGCTGCAGATGATGGTCGAGAACCAGCAGCCCGTGCCGGCTGGCTTCACCTGCTGGCCCGGCCAGAGCTCCAACCTCGTGCTGGGTGGCAACGGCAAGAACTGAGCCGCCCGCTCCCCGCAGACGACACCGCCCCCGGACCCATCGGTCCGGGGGCGGTGTCGTCTCGTGCGGTGGTGCCTCAGATCTCCGGCTTCTCCGGCAGCTCGCGCTTGCGGATCTCCTTGATCGCGTCGGTGGACGCCGTGCGCCACTCCTCGACCGCGGCGGTCACCGCCGCGGCCTGTGCTTCACGGGCGGCGACCAGAGCCGTCCAGGCCGGGGCCTGGGCGAGCGAGCAGCCCGCGGTGCAGGCGGCTGCGGCGTCGGCAGCGGCACGGACGGTGTCGGCGCTGCTGCCCAGGGCCGTGACGAGCGCCGAGATCTCGGTGGCGACCTCGGGCGGAGTGCCGAGGCCGAGCACCTGCGTACGCAGGGCATCGCGCGCGTCGGCGGCTGCCACGAGCGTGCTGTACGTCGCGCCGGCCGTGCCTGCGTCGTCCTGGGGACCGGAGGCGAGGAAGGACGCGAGGGAGGAGTCGAGCGCCGTGAACTCGGTCAGCACCTGGTCGATGCTCTCGCGGGCCGCCTTGACGGCAGCGACGTCGTCCTTCTTGGCGGTGCGGGCCGACTCGGTCTGGGTCTCCCAGTCGTTCCACGCCGTGGTGGCCGCTGTGACCATCGCGTCGGCCTTGGTCAGCGCGACCTTGAGGTCGGTGCCGCCGTCGGCCAGCTCGTCGGCCTTGCGCTCGACCTGGGTGCGGATCGCCTCCCACTGGTTGAGCGTGGCCGGGCGCAGGCGCGTCAACTTCGACAGGGCGTCCTGCACGGCTGCGTGCCGGGCGAGGCCGGCAGTGTCGACGCTGGTGCCGTCGAGGCTGTCGACCGCGCCGCTCAGCGAGGTCGCACCCGTGGCGGCCCGGTTGCCGATGCCGCGCAGGGCCTTGATCCGCTCCGCGGCCGCGAGGTCGACGGTGAGCTCCTTCGTACGCCGCTCGGCGCTCTGGACGGCGGCGGCGCCGACGACCTTGTCCGCCTCCGTGACGAGAGCGGGGCCGGGCAGGTCCTCGGTGCTTCCGCCCGCGGTCTTGATGTCGCCCTCCACGCCGGAGAGCGCCTCGAGGCCGGACTTCAGTTCGCCCCGGGCGGCACCCCAGGTGCCGAACTCCTCCTCGTCGAGCGTGGTGAGCTGCTCGGCGGCGCGGGAGACCTCGAGCTGTGCGCCGACGGCGCGGCGCACGGCGCTCGAGAAGTTGGTGCTCCGACCGTTGGCGGTGGAGCGGGTGTCCTCGAGCTTCTTGGTCACCTCGACGAAGTCCTCGGCGGCCGCCGAGATGTCGGTGGTCGACCTGGCGCCCACGAGCTTGGTGGAGGCGTTCATGAACGCGCCGTGCGACGTCTCGAACGCCTCGCGCACCGGCTCGTCCTGGGTGCCCTGCCACCAGAACCACCCGCCGCCGATGAGGGCGGCCACGAGCGCGACGGACAGGAGGATGGCGAGGCCCTTCCCGCGCTTGCGGGGGGCGTCGTCGGTGTCGTACGCCGTCGGCTCGTCCTGCGTCGGAACAGGAGGCACCACGGCGGTGGCGGAGGTGAGGGCGGACGCCGGGGCGGGGGCGAGGGCGAGCACGGTGGTCTCCCCGTCCGGGGTCCGCACGGCGGTCTGGTCCGGCGTCTGCTCCCGCGCCACCATCGGCCATGCCTGGGTGGCAGCCAGGTCGTACTGGGTCGCCTCGCCGTCGGCGAGAGCGGGACGCTCAGCGGTGTCATCGACGGTGGCGCTGTCCGCGGCCTCAGCGTCGGCCCCAGCGTCGGTGTCGGTGTCGGTGTCGGCGTCGAGCTCCGCGTCGGCGTCAGCGTCGGTCTCCGCGTCGGGCTCCGCGTCGGTCTCGACGTCCGTGGGGGCCTCGGCCTCGACGTCGGTCCCCAGGTCGGCCTCCGGGTCGCCATCGACGTCGGTGTCGGCACCGGTGGAGGAGGGGGTCACGAGGTCCTCGGGACGGGAGAGCAGCGACCCCTCGACGAGCGGTGTCTCGGACGTACCGGTCTCACCGCCGCGGTTCCAGGCGGGCTTGAAGAGGCCGGTGTCCCACAGGCCGGGCGGGATCGCGATGGTGGCCGTGTCGTCCGCGCGCGGGGCAGCGGGACACGAGTGCTCACCTGCTCCCGTCACTGCACCACAGTCCGGGCAGATCTCGGTGCGGCTGTCCTTGTTGTCCATGGGTCCTTCCCCGTCACTACGGCTAACAGGGTGAAATTACCTGCGACTGGTCGTTGGGGGAGGCAAGTGGTCGAGATCGTGCCTACTTGACTGCACGGCACGGGTCCTCGGGTGCCATGCAAAGCTCACGAAAGGCGTGGAAAATTCGAGCCTCAGGGGACTGTTGCTGAGCGCGGAAGTTGGTAGTCTGCGTCTCGCAACAGGTGCAAGTTCCAGCTGGTAGACGCCCGCGGAGTTTGTGATCCAACGGCGTTTCCTTCTTCGGGCCCGACGTGGTCTGCAAGTCGGAGCGACGTGTCACCGCATCTGATGCGGGTCCGTCGAGGTGGCGGACTCTCGCCCCGACTAAGGAGTACAAGAGCAATGGCTCAGGGCACCGTTAAGTGGTTCAACGCTGAGAAGGGCTTCGGCTTCATCGCGCAGGAGGACGGCGGCGACGACGTCTTCGTGCACTACTCGGCGATCCAGACCCAGGGCTACAAGTCCCTGGACGAGAACCAGAAGGTCGAGTTCGACGTCACGCAGGGTCCCAAGGGTCCCCAGGCGGAGAACGTTCGCGCTCTCTGATTCCGTAGGACGCACCTGTCCCGGATGACCAACCGAGGCCCCGCCGGAGACGGCGGGGCCTCGGATGCATTTCCAGGGGGCTGTCGGTGCGGCTGCCCACTTTGAGCGCCCTGTCAAGGCCCGCGACGGGTGGTTCTGAGTACCCTCACTTGGGGGAGATTTCGTGAATCCTCGTTTGCCCTTGGTTTCGCAGGGCACCCTTGTGCCTGGAAGACGCGGTGGTCGCCCGGCAGACTAGACTCGGTGGCTCGTCAGCACGCGTAAGGACATGGGGTCAGTGCAAGTAGGAGGTCCGAGGGTGATCGATCCCTTCGACGTCACGCTCGAGGACGGCGACCTGATGGGAGAGGTTGAACTGACCACCAATCTCATCGTCGCGGCCAGCGAGTCCGACGACCGGCTCAGTCGTGATGAGATCGACCGCTTGCTAGGAGTGGTCCCCATTCCGCGCCAACGCTGACGACCCACTCTCCAGACACGTCCAACCCTCGCCCGGTCACCCGGGCGGGGGTTGCGCTGATTCTGTGCAGGTTCGCACGGTCGCCGGGCTTGAAAGAGATACCCCCTGGGGGTATACAGGAGCGGTGAGCCACGGATACCTCAGTGACAAGAGTGCCCACCTCGCTCGCCTGAAGCGCATCGAGGGGCAGGTGCGCGGACTCCACCGCATGGTGGAGGAGGAGAAGTACTGCATCGACATCCTCACCCAGGTGGCCGCGGTCACGAAGGCGCTCGAGTCCGTCAGCCTCGCCCTGCTGACCGAGCACATGAACCACTGCGTCGTCCAGGCCGCCCGAGCGGGTGACGACGAGGCCGACGCCAAGATCGACGAGGTCATGGCCGCGATCAGCCGCCTCGTGAAGTGATCCCCGAACCCGAAGCTGAACTTCCGAAGCTTGAACCCAGCAAGGAGCGCACGATGACCACCCCCCACACCGCCGACTTCACCGTCACCGGCATGACCTGCGGCCACTGCGTCGCTTCCGTGAAGGAGGAGGTCAGCGAGGTCCCCGGCGTCACCGGCGTCGACGTGGTTCTCGAGACCGGCCAGCTGACGGTGACCTCCGATGAGCCCGTCGACGCCGCTGCGGTCTCCGCCGCCGTGACCGAGGCCGGCTACCAGCTCGCCTGAGCGAGGAGACGCCCATGACGACGAGCACACCACTGCGCCTCGCTGCCTTCGCCGCTGCGCTCGTCGTCGTCTTCGCCCTGGCCTTCGGGGCCGGACGGCTCGTGGACGGCGGGGAGAAGGCTCCCGACGACAGGCCCAGCCAGACACCCAGCCATGCACCCAGCCCCCACTCACCATCGCCCTCCGAGGAGAGCCACGACCATGTCGACTGAGACGCACGCCGACCCGCGCCTCGCGCCCGGTGAGGTGGAGCTCGACATCTCGGGCATGACCTGTGCCTCGTGCGCGAACCGCATCGAGCGCAAGCTCAACAAGCTCGACGGGGTCGAGGCGACGGTCAACTACGCGACCGAGAAGGCGCGCGTACGCCACCCCGCGGACCTCGACCTCGACGTCCTGCTGTCGACCGTCGAGGCCGCCGGCTACGGCGCTGCCCTCCCTGCCCCACCACAGGCCCAGCCCGGCGGGACCTCGGGCGAGGGCACCGTCGATCGGCGCGACCTGGAGCTGGAGCAGCTGCGTCAGCGCCTCGTCGTCTCGGCGCTGCTCAGCGTGCCGGTGATCCTCATGGCGATGCTCCCGCCGCTGCAGTTCACCCACTGGCAGTGGGCCTCCCTGACCCTCGCCGCACCGGTCGCGGTCTGGGGCGCCTGGCCCTTCCACCGTGCTGCGTGGGCCAACCTGCGCCACGGCGCCGCGACGATGGACACCCTCGTCTCGGTCGGCGTGCTGGCCGCCTTCGGCTGGTCGCTCTACGCCCTCTTCCTCGGCAGCGCCGGCGACCCGGGGATGCGGCACCCCTTCGAGCTCACCATCGCCCGCGGCGACGCCACGATGAACATCTACCTCGAGGTCGCCGCCGGCGTGACGACCTTCCTGCTCGCCGGGCGCTGGTTCGAGAAGCGCGCCAAGCGCCAGTCCGGAGCGGCCCTGCGTGCGCTGCTCGAGCTGGGGGCCAAGGACGCTGGGGTGCTGCGCGACGGCGTCGAGCACCGTGTGCCCGTGGAGGAGCTGCGGGTCGGCGACGAGTTCGTCGTACGCCCCGGCGAGAAGCTCGCCACCGACGGCGTGGTCGTCGACGGCACCTCGGCGATCGACACCTCCACCGTGACCGGGGAGTCGGTGCCGCGCGAGGTCGGCCCGGGCGACACCGTGATCGGGGCCTGCGTCAACGCGCACGGCCAGATCGTCGTGAGGGCGACCCGGGTCGGTGGCGACACCCAGCTGGCCCAGATGGCGCGCCTCGTCGAGGAAGCGCAGTCAGGCAAGGCCGAGGTCCAGCGCCTGGCCGACCGGGT includes these proteins:
- a CDS encoding SPFH domain-containing protein; its protein translation is MFTFVLALLMLLAAVAMFAVGKSKGRGRALGLVPLLAGGVLMAMACTTIIQAKNVGVLTTFGKPTRSLNAGLHVKAPWQKVTELDGTKITNKYTGEERIEVRIGDGTTAAVETAIRWSIVGEKADEIYADYRSDDVNMNVREALVETVFKNAINAVFGQYNPTAELVTVDPNSDKRLNFVPDYDGLAAEVTESMKQRVADSGGYVKIEFVTLSGISLSPETQKKINEFQAEVARTQVALQAERTNRAQAAANKALSTSVSNNPNVLVSRCLDTLQMMVENQQPVPAGFTCWPGQSSNLVLGGNGKN
- a CDS encoding cold-shock protein, producing MAQGTVKWFNAEKGFGFIAQEDGGDDVFVHYSAIQTQGYKSLDENQKVEFDVTQGPKGPQAENVRAL
- a CDS encoding metal-sensitive transcriptional regulator, giving the protein MSHGYLSDKSAHLARLKRIEGQVRGLHRMVEEEKYCIDILTQVAAVTKALESVSLALLTEHMNHCVVQAARAGDDEADAKIDEVMAAISRLVK
- a CDS encoding heavy-metal-associated domain-containing protein; protein product: MTTPHTADFTVTGMTCGHCVASVKEEVSEVPGVTGVDVVLETGQLTVTSDEPVDAAAVSAAVTEAGYQLA
- a CDS encoding WXG100 family type VII secretion target, whose protein sequence is MTDHFQLDVHPEKLREAARTMDNTAQTVGDKGTTLSSTPDEIGQSWTGEAATSIKGEMTALGGHLQRFAPKFRDSAKALRDLARDYEDAIDQVASMNRKWEDTQTAYDDAVKGADQARTRNLAAAKPKDGGPVNRAFRDEIDQIRRNAIDSAAETRRVDQTNLTRSFGLTKQWLSHRTRETGKAIDEALIVKVTPEVLSHYRATGSMPRTLDHSAMDDLLLATQKREAEIAELARQEAAADLAELERLLGENGSIEDPAALRALMERMGGKHGDPHYTKALVKALGPEGLNNLYNSIDQSMNPLFDGQGVPADWAESLEKFNDALAAGLSQFDDATVVKFASELSAPPDGSAPRFGMMLGSDYADSRLQLIGLAFLDRMNNSRYEANNPTPDTAQRLLQSKYDGFEDMAKAWSSDLDADRLATFFNTIDKDTAKWIAEGLISDGWSNPEDGPFHQDTWRIKEQVWQEIFASAVEQKHPYAAAALIHSVHDGLNTPLRDELLDRLAPHFNNPEFISMLASNYSTVDHEQVARIVDQLGDRVDVNDVIKELIAARGETSDRAIANEVGYLLGILDLNGTEIDYGPVFTAVMDAAIGKAIEKVPGAGDVYSVLKALAEAGAAANENYENWGKGWSLESQHQMLAWTIYVGEHGEPPGFSDWMAENTHRVNVSEPNSAIEQYLASLRLSNDPVDKAEWERIHELMNDIRDARNMDDD